From one Nycticebus coucang isolate mNycCou1 chromosome 14, mNycCou1.pri, whole genome shotgun sequence genomic stretch:
- the NRIP3 gene encoding nuclear receptor-interacting protein 3 isoform X1 — protein MAQLSVIPGSATAWTGLLTEGSRKETDMREAASLRQQRRVKQAVQFIHKDSADLLPLDGLKKLGSSKDTQPHNILQKRLMETNLSKLRSSRVPWASKTNKFNQAKSEGLKKSEDDDMILVSCQCAGKDVKALVDTGCQYNLISSAGVDRLGLKEHVRSHKHDGEKLSLPRHLKVVGQIEHLVITLGSLRLDCPAAVVEDNEKNLSLGLQTLRSLKCIINLDKQRLIMGKTDKEEIPFVETFSLKEDNTSEA, from the exons ATGGCCCAGCTGTCAGTGATCCCCGGGTCGGCCACGGCTTGGACAG GGCTCCTGACCGAGGGCAGCCGCAAGGAGACCGACATGCGGGAGGCAGCGTCGCTGCGACAGCAGCGCCGGGTGAAGCAGGCTGTGCAGTTCATCCACAAGGACTCCGCTGACCTGCTGCCCCTGGACGGCCTCAAGAAGCTGGGTTCGTCCAAGGACACG CAACCTCATAACATCCTGCAGAAGCGCCTCATGGAAACCAACCTGTCAAAGCTTCGAAGCAGTCGTGTCCCTTGGGCCTCCAAGACCAACAAATTCAATCAGGCTAAGTCTGAGGGGCTAAAGAAGTCTGAGGATGATGACATGATTTTGGTTTCTTGCCAG TGTGCTGGAAAGGATGTGAAAGCCTTGGTTGACACAGGCTGTCAATATAATCTCATCTCTTCAGCCGGTGTGGACAGATTGGG ACTCAAAGAACACGTCAGATCTCATAAGCATGATGGAGAAAAGCTTTCTCTACCCCGGCATCTTAAAGTAGTGGGCCAGATTGAGCACCTAGTGATTACACTGGGTTCCCTCCGTCTGGACTGCCCAGCAGCTGTGGTTG AGGACAATGAGAAAAACTTGTCCCTTGGTCTACAGACTCTTCGATCCCTGAAG TGTATCATAAACTTGGATAAGCAGCGGCTGATCATGGGGAAGACAGACAAGGAAGAAATCCCTTTTGTGGAGACATTTTCTTTGAAGGAAGACAA CACTTCAGAAGCATAA
- the NRIP3 gene encoding nuclear receptor-interacting protein 3 isoform X2, whose amino-acid sequence MFYSGLLTEGSRKETDMREAASLRQQRRVKQAVQFIHKDSADLLPLDGLKKLGSSKDTQPHNILQKRLMETNLSKLRSSRVPWASKTNKFNQAKSEGLKKSEDDDMILVSCQCAGKDVKALVDTGCQYNLISSAGVDRLGLKEHVRSHKHDGEKLSLPRHLKVVGQIEHLVITLGSLRLDCPAAVVEDNEKNLSLGLQTLRSLKCIINLDKQRLIMGKTDKEEIPFVETFSLKEDNTSEA is encoded by the exons ATGTTTTACTCAGGGCTCCTGACCGAGGGCAGCCGCAAGGAGACCGACATGCGGGAGGCAGCGTCGCTGCGACAGCAGCGCCGGGTGAAGCAGGCTGTGCAGTTCATCCACAAGGACTCCGCTGACCTGCTGCCCCTGGACGGCCTCAAGAAGCTGGGTTCGTCCAAGGACACG CAACCTCATAACATCCTGCAGAAGCGCCTCATGGAAACCAACCTGTCAAAGCTTCGAAGCAGTCGTGTCCCTTGGGCCTCCAAGACCAACAAATTCAATCAGGCTAAGTCTGAGGGGCTAAAGAAGTCTGAGGATGATGACATGATTTTGGTTTCTTGCCAG TGTGCTGGAAAGGATGTGAAAGCCTTGGTTGACACAGGCTGTCAATATAATCTCATCTCTTCAGCCGGTGTGGACAGATTGGG ACTCAAAGAACACGTCAGATCTCATAAGCATGATGGAGAAAAGCTTTCTCTACCCCGGCATCTTAAAGTAGTGGGCCAGATTGAGCACCTAGTGATTACACTGGGTTCCCTCCGTCTGGACTGCCCAGCAGCTGTGGTTG AGGACAATGAGAAAAACTTGTCCCTTGGTCTACAGACTCTTCGATCCCTGAAG TGTATCATAAACTTGGATAAGCAGCGGCTGATCATGGGGAAGACAGACAAGGAAGAAATCCCTTTTGTGGAGACATTTTCTTTGAAGGAAGACAA CACTTCAGAAGCATAA